The Deltaproteobacteria bacterium genome has a window encoding:
- a CDS encoding FecR domain-containing protein → MKKTALLLSVMAFLLTAASLGAWAAGKSDQARITKVEGRVTVNGRRAVQGGLLKDGDWVATGKMGLCEIVFADKNILRLWHETRVKISVSGKRKTLELIRGTLSALARGLNRYGNKRQFALSVNTPTAVCGVRGTAFCVRVKDSMNSYVCLCNGKMNVAAKDGRDSVDAESAHHRAFLLTAHADSVSITPAGMEYHTDADLESLAGAISEKMDWTKVED, encoded by the coding sequence ATGAAAAAGACAGCTCTTCTTTTATCGGTGATGGCTTTTCTGTTGACGGCAGCCTCCCTTGGCGCGTGGGCCGCAGGAAAATCCGATCAGGCCCGGATAACGAAAGTGGAAGGCAGGGTCACGGTAAACGGCAGGCGGGCCGTACAGGGAGGCCTTTTGAAGGACGGGGACTGGGTGGCCACGGGCAAAATGGGCCTGTGCGAGATTGTTTTCGCCGATAAGAACATTCTGCGCCTTTGGCATGAAACCCGCGTAAAAATTTCGGTAAGCGGAAAAAGGAAGACCCTGGAGCTTATAAGGGGAACCCTTTCCGCCCTTGCCAGGGGGCTCAACCGCTACGGCAACAAGAGGCAGTTCGCCCTTTCGGTGAACACCCCCACTGCCGTATGCGGGGTGAGGGGCACGGCCTTTTGCGTGAGGGTGAAGGATTCCATGAACTCCTACGTATGCCTGTGCAACGGAAAAATGAACGTGGCCGCAAAAGACGGCAGGGACTCTGTGGACGCCGAATCAGCGCATCACAGGGCCTTTCTCCTCACCGCCCACGCTGATTCCGTGAGCATTACGCCCGCAGGCATGGAATACCACACGGACGCCGACCTGGAATCCCTGGCCGGGGCGATTTCGGAAAAAATGGACTGGACCAAGGTGGAAGACTGA
- a CDS encoding formate acetyltransferase codes for MTVSQYETKENRAVRLRAVPQPDSIRIRKLKKAVMEASPGVCPERALIWTDYFRDKSNRSKPAPVQIAEALSRVLAEKSATVYDDEIIVGNYSSHRVGGNIFPELHGAAVLLDLFRIPFRKTSPLRLSSSDAVKLSAILPFWSTRFLAARAFPSRIESLKFTADQLSARFYLINETGGISHFLPDYEKLINKGAEGIAEEAAERQRQAEYGSGQWAFYEGVIIAMTGLSRFGERYAELCGKMAERAKDPERARELMEIAETCRRVPKKPARTLREAVQSLFFAQVAINLESLDNSVCPGRMDQYLFPFYKADLDAGRLDRERAKEILSAFSIKMSEIVPVFSGAITRYHGGMFNGQVVCVGGTDEKGLDSSNELSFIFLEIMDELRMRQPNYLARMHKNSPDEYREKVYSVLSAGANSPAVYNDEVIVPNLVRGGLSLADARNYSPVGCVEPVCQAKSFSSTDAALVNAPLALELALNQGRRFGSHLRTGVPTAPVSEMRTFDEVRDAFLAQLGHIVEKLILDLQAIERANARFHPTPLSSGLIDGCLDKGICSTAGGAVYNFSGIQCVGPAEVGDSLAAIEQAVFIEKRFSLSDLVGHLKSNLEDEAVRRYLLSLPKFGNDLEKADLHTAWVVSSFHDQLLGRKNTRGGPYTMGLYSVTVHAHFGSVTGALPSGRRRGEPFASGIAPGNGRDRKGPTALVNSVNRLDFTKAQNGVNFNLKFDGNTVRGKKGAKLLDSLIGAYFTGGGMQAQVNVISPEVLLEARNNPERHPGLLVRVSGYSAYFNDLTPGLKDDVIRRTSLQGI; via the coding sequence ATGACAGTCAGCCAGTACGAAACGAAAGAGAACCGAGCCGTTCGGTTGAGGGCCGTGCCCCAGCCCGACTCCATCCGCATAAGGAAGCTGAAAAAGGCGGTGATGGAGGCCTCCCCCGGAGTCTGCCCTGAGCGCGCCCTTATCTGGACCGATTATTTCCGGGACAAGTCCAACCGGTCCAAGCCCGCGCCGGTTCAGATAGCCGAGGCCCTGAGCCGGGTTCTCGCCGAAAAGTCCGCCACGGTTTACGACGATGAAATCATAGTGGGCAATTACAGCAGCCACAGGGTGGGGGGAAACATCTTTCCGGAGCTTCACGGCGCTGCCGTGCTTCTGGACCTCTTCCGCATTCCCTTCAGAAAAACCTCGCCCCTCAGGCTTTCTTCCTCCGACGCCGTGAAACTGAGCGCCATACTGCCCTTCTGGTCCACCCGATTTCTCGCCGCAAGGGCCTTCCCGTCCCGGATCGAGAGCCTTAAGTTCACCGCCGACCAACTGTCCGCACGGTTTTACCTGATAAACGAGACAGGCGGCATAAGCCATTTTCTGCCCGATTACGAAAAGCTCATCAACAAGGGAGCGGAAGGGATCGCAGAAGAGGCGGCGGAGCGCCAGAGGCAGGCCGAATACGGAAGCGGGCAGTGGGCGTTTTACGAGGGCGTGATCATTGCGATGACGGGGCTTTCAAGGTTCGGAGAGCGCTACGCCGAACTTTGCGGGAAAATGGCCGAGCGGGCAAAGGACCCGGAGCGCGCCAGGGAGCTTATGGAGATCGCCGAAACCTGCCGAAGGGTTCCCAAAAAACCCGCCCGCACCTTAAGGGAGGCGGTTCAGTCGCTTTTCTTCGCCCAGGTGGCCATCAACCTGGAAAGCCTCGACAACTCGGTGTGTCCGGGGCGCATGGATCAATACCTTTTTCCGTTCTACAAGGCTGACCTGGACGCGGGCAGGCTCGACCGCGAACGCGCCAAGGAGATACTTTCGGCCTTTTCCATAAAGATGAGTGAGATAGTGCCTGTTTTTTCAGGGGCAATAACCCGGTATCACGGGGGCATGTTCAACGGCCAGGTGGTCTGCGTGGGCGGAACCGACGAAAAGGGCCTCGATTCGTCCAACGAGCTTTCCTTCATCTTCCTGGAGATCATGGACGAGCTTCGGATGCGCCAGCCCAACTATCTTGCCCGGATGCACAAAAACTCCCCTGACGAGTATCGGGAAAAGGTCTATTCCGTGCTTTCGGCTGGGGCCAATTCCCCGGCTGTCTACAACGACGAGGTGATAGTCCCGAACCTCGTTCGCGGTGGACTGTCTCTCGCCGACGCACGCAATTACTCGCCCGTGGGCTGCGTGGAGCCGGTCTGCCAGGCAAAGAGCTTCTCCTCCACCGACGCGGCCCTGGTGAACGCCCCCCTTGCCCTGGAGCTCGCCCTCAACCAGGGTCGGCGCTTCGGCTCGCACCTAAGAACCGGCGTCCCCACCGCTCCCGTAAGCGAGATGCGGACCTTTGACGAGGTTAGGGACGCCTTTCTCGCCCAGTTGGGCCACATCGTGGAAAAGCTGATCCTGGACCTCCAGGCCATAGAGCGGGCCAACGCCAGATTCCACCCCACGCCCCTTTCGTCCGGCCTGATCGACGGTTGTCTCGATAAAGGCATCTGCTCCACGGCGGGCGGCGCGGTCTACAATTTTTCGGGCATCCAGTGCGTGGGGCCAGCCGAGGTCGGCGACAGCCTTGCCGCCATCGAGCAGGCGGTCTTCATCGAAAAGCGTTTCAGCCTTTCCGATCTTGTTGGGCATCTCAAATCGAACCTGGAAGACGAGGCGGTGAGGCGCTACCTTCTTTCGCTTCCCAAGTTCGGAAACGACCTCGAGAAGGCTGATCTGCACACGGCCTGGGTGGTTTCCTCCTTCCACGACCAGCTTCTCGGACGGAAGAACACCCGTGGCGGGCCTTACACGATGGGGCTTTACTCGGTGACCGTCCACGCCCATTTCGGGAGCGTCACCGGGGCGCTTCCCAGCGGACGCCGAAGGGGCGAGCCCTTCGCCAGCGGCATAGCCCCCGGAAACGGCAGGGACCGCAAGGGGCCAACGGCCCTGGTGAACTCGGTGAACAGGCTGGATTTCACCAAGGCCCAAAACGGGGTCAACTTTAACCTGAAATTCGACGGCAACACCGTAAGGGGCAAAAAGGGCGCGAAACTCCTGGACAGCCTCATCGGGGCCTATTTTACAGGCGGGGGGATGCAGGCCCAGGTGAACGTGATAAGCCCGGAAGTCCTCCTGGAGGCCCGGAACAACCCGGAGCGCCATCCCGGCCTTCTGGTTCGGGTCTCCGGCTATTCGGCCTATTTCAACGATCTCACACCCGGACTCAAGGACGACGTCATCCGCCGCACGAGCCTTCAGGGGATTTAG
- a CDS encoding deoxyribodipyrimidine photo-lyase — MRISSNGLSISPRGGYVLYWMQQAQRAWDNPALDHAVMLADRLGLPVAAVFGLTSSYPEANLRHYAFMLEGLEETASALADRKIPLVMKLAEPWRAALELSENAACVVCDTGYTPIQLAWARMFLEKAEVRVDRVETDVVVPVFAVSDKSEYAARTIRPKIMKIRDGFLKPHENRTPKRSGLGLDLHNEPLPFCERLLNGLPLDETAGRVSGFYRGGSGQARVILERFIEKGLPEYGMGGDPFAPHRVSRLGPYLHFGQISPVTVALAAKSAGHAPQAAIDSFLEQLVVRRELAANFTAHTPDCGDYSSVPSWAGKTLHSHLADKRPALYRLEELEASKTHDPYWNAVMTQMRVTGFAPNHLRMYWGKMVLFWSETPQQAHANLMRLNNRYFLDGRDPNSYAGVGWIFGLHDRPFKERPVYGMVRSMTAEGLLRKGDIAAYAASVKSLESP; from the coding sequence ATGCGCATAAGCTCCAATGGGCTCAGCATTTCGCCTAGGGGGGGCTACGTCCTGTACTGGATGCAGCAGGCCCAGAGGGCCTGGGACAACCCGGCCCTGGACCACGCGGTCATGCTGGCGGACCGCCTTGGCCTTCCGGTGGCCGCTGTTTTCGGGCTCACTTCGTCATACCCCGAAGCCAACCTGCGCCACTACGCCTTCATGCTGGAAGGCCTTGAGGAAACCGCCTCCGCCCTGGCCGACCGGAAAATCCCCCTGGTCATGAAGCTCGCCGAGCCTTGGCGGGCGGCCCTGGAACTTTCCGAAAACGCCGCCTGCGTGGTGTGCGACACGGGCTATACCCCGATACAGCTTGCCTGGGCCCGGATGTTCCTTGAAAAGGCCGAAGTCAGGGTGGACAGGGTGGAGACCGACGTGGTGGTTCCGGTTTTTGCCGTGTCCGATAAAAGCGAGTACGCAGCCCGCACCATCCGCCCGAAAATAATGAAAATCCGGGATGGCTTTCTAAAGCCCCACGAAAACAGGACCCCGAAAAGGAGCGGCCTGGGCCTTGACCTTCACAATGAGCCCCTGCCCTTTTGCGAACGCCTTTTGAACGGGCTTCCTTTGGATGAAACTGCCGGAAGGGTGAGCGGATTTTACAGGGGGGGAAGCGGTCAGGCCCGCGTGATTCTTGAAAGGTTCATCGAAAAAGGGCTCCCGGAATACGGCATGGGCGGCGACCCCTTTGCTCCGCACCGGGTTTCGCGGCTTGGCCCTTATCTTCATTTCGGCCAGATTTCGCCGGTCACTGTGGCCCTGGCCGCGAAATCAGCCGGACACGCCCCACAGGCGGCCATTGACTCCTTTTTGGAGCAGTTGGTCGTAAGGCGTGAGCTTGCCGCCAATTTCACGGCCCATACCCCGGATTGCGGAGATTATTCATCGGTTCCGTCATGGGCCGGAAAAACCCTTCACAGCCATTTGGCGGACAAACGGCCAGCCCTTTACCGGCTTGAAGAACTGGAAGCCTCAAAGACCCACGACCCTTACTGGAACGCGGTCATGACCCAGATGCGGGTGACCGGGTTCGCGCCCAATCATCTTCGCATGTACTGGGGGAAGATGGTCCTTTTCTGGTCCGAAACCCCGCAGCAGGCGCACGCCAACCTTATGCGGCTCAACAACCGCTATTTTCTGGACGGGCGGGACCCCAACTCATACGCGGGCGTGGGATGGATTTTCGGCCTGCACGACCGCCCCTTCAAGGAAAGGCCGGTTTACGGCATGGTGCGCTCCATGACCGCCGAAGGTCTTTTGCGCAAGGGAGACATCGCAGCCTACGCAGCCTCGGTCAAATCCCTTGAAAGTCCATAG
- a CDS encoding DUF1722 domain-containing protein, producing the protein MLPLTLGISACLLGQNVRYDGNHTRDPYICDTLGRWVSFLPVCPEVECGLPVPREPMRLEGDVADPRLMTITTRKDITFLMKSWAEKRLDELAREPLSGFIFKSRSPSSGMMRVKVYNEKGVPEPKGAGIFARAFMKRFPLVPVEDEGRLNDPVLRERFIEKVFVFMRFREMMQERATPSGLVDFHTRHKLLLMSHSPEHYRKMGKLVALAGKSDLAALFSEYAKSLNQALSYAATPAKNVNVLMHIIGYFKNRLDSPDKAEFLEMLESYRKGHLPLIVPITLCNHYVRKFDQAYLKEQAYLNPHPAELGLRNHV; encoded by the coding sequence ATGCTCCCCTTAACATTGGGCATCAGTGCCTGCCTTCTGGGGCAAAACGTGCGCTACGACGGCAACCACACCCGCGACCCGTATATTTGCGACACCCTTGGACGCTGGGTCAGCTTCCTGCCCGTCTGCCCGGAGGTGGAGTGCGGGCTGCCGGTTCCGCGCGAGCCCATGAGGCTGGAAGGCGACGTGGCGGACCCGCGCCTTATGACCATAACCACCCGGAAAGACATCACCTTCCTCATGAAGTCCTGGGCGGAAAAGCGCCTGGACGAACTCGCCCGCGAGCCGCTATCCGGCTTCATTTTCAAGAGCCGCTCGCCTTCTTCGGGGATGATGCGGGTCAAGGTCTACAACGAAAAGGGAGTGCCCGAACCGAAGGGCGCAGGCATCTTCGCCAGGGCCTTCATGAAGCGCTTTCCCCTTGTCCCGGTTGAGGACGAGGGACGCCTTAACGATCCGGTCCTGCGGGAAAGGTTCATCGAAAAGGTCTTCGTTTTCATGCGTTTCAGGGAAATGATGCAAGAGCGCGCCACACCTTCCGGGCTGGTGGATTTCCATACCCGGCACAAGCTCCTTTTAATGAGCCACAGCCCGGAGCATTACCGCAAAATGGGAAAACTCGTGGCCCTGGCCGGAAAAAGCGATCTGGCCGCCCTTTTTTCGGAATATGCCAAAAGCCTGAACCAAGCCCTTTCGTATGCGGCAACCCCTGCAAAAAACGTGAATGTGCTGATGCACATAATCGGCTATTTCAAAAACCGGCTCGATTCCCCGGACAAGGCCGAATTTCTGGAGATGCTGGAAAGCTACCGCAAGGGCCACCTGCCCCTCATCGTTCCCATAACCCTTTGCAACCACTACGTGCGAAAGTTCGACCAGGCCTATCTCAAAGAGCAGGCCTACCTCAACCCCCATCCGGCTGAACTTGGGCTCCGCAACCACGTCTGA
- a CDS encoding response regulator, which yields MPEYLAPVADLAKMERMEASQRRESLGELAAKIAHDFNNSLTIIKSYADLMLKDVLENDPWRTPIREIQKAADQAANLARQILAFASNRVIASKVFAINRVVKEMKDMLHMNVGENIRLSLNLAPNLGYVKTDPGQLFQCIHNLVSNARDAINGPGTITIRTENQYLESESEASALGLAPGHYVMIEVKDNGGGIPEFIQEKIFDPLLTTEAPDKGTGLRLATVHNFFTRQGGTVKVFSPPGEGTAFRAYLPRVYESLEPDALLPSGPEKCGLGETILLVEDEAAVLNVTKQILTQAGYRVLAASDGEMALAIYEKLNEPINVVLTDVRMPKMNGRELVDRLRARQPGLKAIFMSGFSSDIISRNGILEKGFYFISKPYSIEGIRSKLREVLDDDSC from the coding sequence ATGCCGGAATATCTTGCACCAGTGGCGGATTTGGCCAAAATGGAAAGAATGGAGGCTTCCCAGCGCCGGGAAAGCCTGGGCGAGCTTGCCGCCAAGATAGCGCACGACTTCAACAACAGCTTAACCATCATAAAAAGCTACGCAGACCTGATGCTGAAGGACGTGCTGGAAAACGACCCCTGGCGCACGCCCATACGCGAAATTCAAAAAGCCGCCGATCAGGCGGCCAACCTGGCCAGGCAGATTCTCGCCTTCGCCAGCAACAGGGTGATCGCGAGCAAGGTCTTCGCCATCAACCGGGTGGTGAAGGAAATGAAGGATATGCTTCACATGAACGTCGGAGAAAACATCCGGCTTTCCCTCAACCTGGCCCCGAACCTGGGATACGTCAAGACCGACCCCGGCCAGTTGTTCCAGTGCATCCACAACCTGGTTTCAAACGCCAGGGACGCCATCAACGGACCCGGGACAATCACCATAAGGACCGAAAACCAGTACCTGGAAAGTGAAAGCGAGGCATCTGCGTTGGGCCTTGCTCCCGGCCACTACGTTATGATCGAGGTAAAAGACAACGGAGGCGGGATTCCGGAATTCATCCAGGAAAAGATATTCGATCCTCTTTTGACCACCGAGGCTCCTGACAAGGGAACCGGGCTGCGGTTAGCCACCGTTCATAACTTTTTCACCAGACAGGGCGGAACGGTGAAGGTTTTCAGCCCCCCAGGGGAAGGAACGGCTTTTCGCGCATATTTGCCCAGGGTTTACGAATCCCTTGAACCGGACGCCCTTCTTCCTTCCGGCCCGGAAAAATGCGGCCTTGGTGAAACCATTCTGCTTGTGGAAGACGAGGCGGCTGTTTTAAACGTGACAAAGCAGATACTGACCCAGGCGGGCTACCGGGTTCTTGCGGCCAGTGACGGCGAAATGGCCCTGGCGATATACGAAAAACTGAACGAACCCATCAACGTTGTGCTGACTGACGTCAGAATGCCCAAAATGAACGGACGGGAGCTGGTGGACAGGCTGAGGGCCAGACAGCCCGGTCTGAAGGCCATTTTCATGTCCGGTTTTTCCTCTGACATAATCTCCAGAAACGGGATACTGGAAAAGGGCTTTTATTTCATCAGCAAGCCCTACAGCATCGAAGGCATCCGCAGCAAGCTGCGCGAGGTTCTGGACGATGATTCCTGCTGA
- a CDS encoding DUF3786 domain-containing protein, whose protein sequence is MAQFKNVMEVYKLLDKSNCLKCGSKTCLAFAAAVFTGQKQLGECPKVPEEFIPKDSKSGPSGLAARDGNAFMDDLKARIAKIDLAEAAKRLGADFSSGRLTLKVLGKDYGVDEKGNIFTDIHVNPWVAVPFLVYVLHGQGLIPTGNWVSFRELKDGIDHYPLFKKRCEDVLKQIADVYTDLFDDMVHMFGGKPVAPQFQSDVSVVLRPLPLVPVMICYRLPEDGLPSSLHVFFDETADKNLDNQCIFTIGAGLAHMFSKFAARHGFVV, encoded by the coding sequence ATGGCTCAGTTCAAAAACGTGATGGAGGTTTATAAGCTCCTGGACAAGTCCAACTGCCTGAAATGCGGCAGCAAAACCTGCCTGGCCTTCGCCGCCGCAGTTTTCACCGGCCAGAAGCAACTGGGCGAATGCCCGAAGGTCCCGGAGGAATTCATCCCCAAAGATTCAAAATCAGGCCCGTCCGGGCTGGCCGCCCGCGACGGCAATGCCTTCATGGACGACCTGAAGGCGCGTATCGCCAAAATCGACCTTGCCGAAGCCGCCAAAAGGCTTGGGGCCGATTTTTCGTCGGGCAGGCTCACCTTAAAGGTTCTGGGCAAGGATTACGGCGTCGATGAAAAGGGGAACATCTTTACGGATATCCACGTAAACCCCTGGGTTGCGGTGCCCTTCCTTGTTTACGTTCTCCACGGCCAGGGGCTTATACCCACCGGCAACTGGGTTTCCTTCCGTGAACTGAAAGACGGAATCGACCACTACCCCCTTTTCAAAAAGCGTTGCGAGGATGTATTGAAGCAAATCGCCGACGTCTACACGGACCTTTTCGACGATATGGTCCACATGTTCGGGGGAAAGCCGGTGGCCCCCCAGTTCCAGTCGGACGTTTCGGTGGTGCTTCGCCCCCTGCCCCTGGTGCCCGTCATGATCTGCTACCGCCTTCCCGAAGACGGGCTTCCCAGCTCGCTTCACGTTTTTTTCGACGAAACTGCGGACAAGAACCTGGACAACCAATGCATCTTCACCATCGGCGCGGGGCTTGCCCATATGTTTTCCAAATTCGCCGCAAGGCACGGGTTCGTCGTATAG
- a CDS encoding ABC transporter ATP-binding protein, translated as MKSSKILPALKNFAPLRGMFIEGRYAVIAGLLCLLFVDGLQLVTPLIIRDAVDSLAAGRADQDLLFAFAAWIVGLAAAMAVFRYLWRYYLLGHSRRVEREVRLRLYEHLQNLDDAWYQKTPTGDLMARMVNDLTAVRMAAGFGLVAAMDGFVLGAAAVGFMAAIDGWLTFWTLLPAPFVIIASRVYTQRMWLGYQKLQAIFGDLTERTREAFAGNRVITAYGRKGWIRERVFAASSLYASSNIRMAKNLGIFFPMMESVTNLCLAVVLLYGGMLAVWGRISPGDFVAFITYLSLLAWPMMAMGWVANLIQRGAAAMERISAVMDTRPAVRDKPGAKPISEPVRGCVEIKSLTLSHPGRTETAVSGVSLNIPAGSFAVFAGAVGSGKSTLLAALARLVEPPPGSVILDGLDVLDATLSSLRKNMGFVTQEPVIFSETIRENVVFGRDGISDETVWKALSAVKLGDEISQVEGGLDAVMGERGITLSGGQRQRLALARALAGDPAVLVLDDALSMVDVRTESAVVDALLWSRQGRTTIMATHRTSTLARADVIFVMASGKLVEEGCHRELLETGPVYASIYEKGRIAESLEGEG; from the coding sequence ATGAAATCGTCCAAAATCCTGCCAGCCCTTAAAAACTTCGCCCCTCTCCGGGGCATGTTCATCGAGGGGCGCTACGCCGTTATTGCCGGGCTTCTGTGCCTTCTTTTCGTGGACGGCCTTCAGCTTGTGACGCCGCTCATTATAAGGGATGCGGTGGACTCCCTGGCTGCGGGCCGGGCGGACCAGGACCTTCTTTTTGCGTTCGCCGCCTGGATCGTGGGGCTGGCTGCTGCAATGGCGGTTTTCCGGTATCTTTGGCGCTATTACCTTCTGGGCCACAGCCGGAGGGTGGAGCGTGAGGTGCGGCTAAGGCTCTACGAACACCTTCAGAACCTGGATGACGCCTGGTACCAGAAAACGCCCACCGGAGACCTGATGGCCCGGATGGTGAACGACCTCACCGCCGTGCGCATGGCTGCGGGTTTCGGCCTGGTGGCGGCCATGGACGGCTTCGTGCTGGGCGCGGCTGCTGTGGGGTTCATGGCGGCCATCGACGGCTGGCTAACATTCTGGACCCTTTTGCCCGCACCCTTCGTTATCATCGCAAGCCGGGTTTACACCCAGCGCATGTGGCTTGGATACCAGAAGCTCCAGGCGATTTTCGGGGATCTGACCGAGCGCACCCGCGAGGCCTTTGCGGGAAACCGCGTGATCACCGCCTACGGGCGCAAGGGCTGGATACGCGAGCGCGTGTTCGCGGCAAGCTCCCTGTACGCTTCCAGCAACATCCGAATGGCGAAGAACCTGGGGATATTCTTCCCCATGATGGAGTCCGTCACCAACCTCTGTCTTGCGGTGGTGCTCCTGTACGGAGGGATGCTGGCCGTATGGGGAAGGATCAGCCCCGGCGATTTCGTGGCCTTCATAACCTACCTTTCGCTTCTCGCATGGCCCATGATGGCCATGGGCTGGGTGGCCAACCTCATCCAGCGAGGGGCGGCTGCCATGGAGCGCATAAGCGCAGTGATGGACACAAGGCCCGCAGTACGGGACAAGCCCGGCGCGAAGCCGATTTCGGAACCCGTACGTGGCTGTGTGGAAATCAAATCCCTCACCCTTTCCCATCCGGGAAGGACGGAGACTGCTGTTTCCGGTGTGAGTTTAAACATTCCGGCGGGCTCCTTCGCGGTTTTCGCCGGGGCGGTGGGAAGCGGCAAGAGCACCCTTTTAGCTGCTCTCGCAAGGCTGGTTGAACCTCCTCCCGGAAGCGTGATACTGGACGGACTGGACGTGTTGGACGCAACTCTTTCGTCCCTCAGGAAAAACATGGGCTTCGTAACCCAGGAGCCGGTGATTTTCTCCGAAACCATAAGGGAAAACGTCGTTTTCGGGCGGGACGGCATCTCGGACGAAACCGTGTGGAAGGCCCTTTCGGCTGTGAAACTGGGCGATGAAATAAGCCAGGTCGAAGGCGGGCTCGACGCGGTCATGGGCGAGCGCGGCATAACGCTATCGGGCGGCCAGCGCCAGAGGCTGGCCCTTGCCAGGGCCCTTGCCGGCGACCCGGCGGTTCTGGTTCTTGACGACGCCCTTTCAATGGTGGACGTGCGCACCGAAAGCGCCGTGGTGGACGCTCTTTTGTGGTCCCGCCAGGGCCGGACCACCATCATGGCAACCCATCGCACATCCACCCTCGCCAGGGCGGACGTGATTTTCGTCATGGCCTCGGGGAAACTGGTCGAGGAGGGTTGCCACCGGGAGCTTCTGGAAACCGGCCCTGTTTACGCAAGCATCTATGAAAAGGGCCGCATAGCCGAGTCTCTTGAAGGCGAAGGTTAG
- a CDS encoding class I fructose-bisphosphate aldolase family protein, which translates to MVGKQIRLERIKNRETGRMVIVPMDHGISVGPIAGLIDMKKAVSAVARGGANAVVEHKGLVGAGHRGKGPDIGLILHLSASTALSPFPNAKTIVTSLEEAMKLGADAVSIHVNIGDGKEKEMLKDFGRISYEARNWGMPLLAMVYARGKKITNEYGVEYVKHAARLGYEMGADIVKVPYTGSAETFREVVECCGVPVVIAGGAKMDSDRDILEMVKGSIDAGGSGASIGRNIFQHDDPEKMTRAIAAIVHNEVTVDEALKILA; encoded by the coding sequence ATGGTCGGCAAACAGATCAGGCTTGAGAGGATCAAGAACCGCGAAACCGGCAGAATGGTCATAGTCCCCATGGATCACGGCATTTCGGTGGGGCCGATAGCGGGGCTTATCGACATGAAAAAGGCGGTTTCGGCGGTTGCCAGGGGCGGGGCCAATGCGGTTGTGGAGCACAAGGGCCTGGTCGGGGCCGGCCATCGCGGAAAAGGCCCGGACATCGGCCTCATTCTGCACCTTTCGGCCTCCACGGCGCTTTCTCCCTTCCCCAACGCCAAGACCATTGTCACGTCCCTTGAAGAAGCCATGAAGCTGGGCGCTGACGCGGTATCCATCCACGTCAACATAGGTGATGGCAAGGAAAAGGAAATGCTCAAGGATTTCGGGCGTATAAGCTACGAGGCCCGGAACTGGGGAATGCCGCTCCTGGCAATGGTCTACGCACGCGGCAAGAAAATCACCAACGAGTATGGTGTGGAATACGTGAAACACGCGGCCCGCCTTGGCTACGAAATGGGCGCGGACATCGTTAAAGTCCCCTACACCGGAAGCGCCGAAACCTTCCGCGAGGTCGTGGAATGCTGCGGCGTGCCCGTGGTTATAGCAGGCGGGGCCAAGATGGACTCCGACCGTGACATCCTGGAAATGGTGAAGGGCTCCATTGACGCCGGCGGCTCCGGGGCCTCCATAGGCCGCAACATCTTCCAGCACGACGACCCGGAAAAGATGACCCGCGCCATCGCCGCCATCGTCCATAACGAAGTGACGGTGGATGAGGCCCTTAAGATTCTTGCTTAA